ATAGTCCTCCACACGATTCTCATCGGCATTGTTCTCATATTCGTAGTTCGTATTTTGATATTCGTTGTCCGTTTCAAACCTATTTCCATATTGACTGATCTCATTACCATTGTCAACAGCGCTACTCAGATATCCATAGTTCTTCCAGTGTTGTCTTTTGTCTTCAAGTGCGTTGTTCATGTCCTCATTTCTGTTAACTATAATGTATTGGCTAGTGTCTCCACCATTAGAGATATTTTCTTGTTCGTTGCGGTCATCTTCGcctttgctttcgctttcaTCTTTATTTTCGTTGTCCACATCTTTATTCTCATACTCGTCACCGATAATCTCGTCGTCTCCGCTATCGACATTACTTTCCGCTCCTTCGTCGTTGGCATCGCACCTATTGAAATCGAAGTACTGCACTTTATCAATCTTAACTCCACTTCCGTGGGAACAAAAAGGCATATACTTTGCAACCAAGTCCTCAAAAATGGTCTCCAGCTTTTGAGCCATCACATAGCATAAATGATCAGGAGTGGTATACAAATAGGTATTTTCGAAGACTCTGCGCACATCAGTGACAAAGTGAAATGggtttaaataatattttacatgGAGACGTCTTGAAATAGTCCCCAGGTCCAGAGGATActtcacaatttttttataatcatCTAGTCCAAGAGTAGTCGGTTCCAGGGGGTCTTTAAATATCCAGTTTAGGTTCTTGTATTTCTTTGACAAAAGAGTTCGCATGATGTTCTTGCAGGACTGGAAATACGTCTCTTCCTTAGCTTCCATGTTAGAGAAATAACTTTAATTCTCAAATCCAATTCTATAATAGactaaagaaatttatttgattttgacatatggaaaattgtaaaaataaaatattgttgaggattatcgatatactatCGTGAAACCGATTTTGTTCGATTTTAATCGGTAACAATCAGAAAACGTTCAACAAATTTCTATGGTTCGATATACTATCGTGAAACCGATTTTGGTCGATTTTAATCGGTAACAATCAGAAAAcgttcaacaaatttttatgGTTCTAATCGGTTTTGGATCCATCACTTAAAAATTGCCATTCACGTCGAAACGTAAATAATAAACACCAAActattcttttttaaatagacGTTATatgttttcaataaatgttGTTACTATCCAACTATATACAATTAGTACGAATAAATGTATTCAGAAGTCTTCAATTTGACACTTTATTAAAGGAATAAACACAGTTAAGTGACACTGTCACAGATTCTCTCGATTATTTTGTAGGGACcgtaaaaatattgaatttgcaGATTTTGTAGACAGACACAAGCCAACGATTTGTGTGGTTTTTCAATTCCAGTCCCGATATTTTCTCAGCATTGGAATAGTTCCGCCTAAATCGCATAAAAAGctcaataaatacatatggTAATTGTGTGCTGGAATCATCAATATGCACTTTAAGTTCGGGTTCCATTTGAATTAATGCTTTCTTCATCCTTTCTAGATCGTCATTCGTTTCACAATCGGCCATATGTCGTAATCCCACCATAACGACATCGATGACTGCATATTTTAACCCCAAAATTTTGTGGAGATGCACATTGATTGGAACTACTTGACGTATATCCTGTTTACGAAAACGCAGCAGCTCGAGGCAGGACTCTGGTAAATTGATCGACTTATTGGCCATCTGGTAGTAAACATTTGAAGTAGAAAAGTGATTGATTTTTTTCATATCGCGCAATCGGAGTATATCGGTCAACGAAATGGCCGCCTGTTTAGACTCCTCAAGAAAATTAGCCTCCTTGAAGTTATGATCCCATGTCCATCTGAGCTTTAACATGCGCAGCTTACTCAAGTAATACTTCAATGGGTTATACTTATAGACAAGTTGCGGTGCATACGCACTATTCACCACATTCACTTTGCAATCCTCGTCTTTGGGAGGTGGCATTATGAAATGTCTCCTATGCTGACGGAGATAGCATTGATCTCGGCCAGCAGCCGCCAGTTTGAAAATTCCAGGCCAATTACGCAACAGTTTCAAAGACATGTTTCTCCGAAATTTCTatgaatttgtatataattttgaaatttgaacgAGTATGTAGCTATCGATCGATTTCATTGAATAGTCCTGGCACCTACTCAGttacataaatattcaaaaagttacaaaaaaaatataaagttgaAAGAcagataataattttaatttgctgtaTATTGACTTTGGATTGACCTCTGTTTACAGCTT
This is a stretch of genomic DNA from Drosophila albomicans strain 15112-1751.03 chromosome 3, ASM965048v2, whole genome shotgun sequence. It encodes these proteins:
- the LOC117568508 gene encoding uncharacterized protein LOC117568508; this translates as MSLKLLRNWPGIFKLAAAGRDQCYLRQHRRHFIMPPPKDEDCKVNVVNSAYAPQLVYKYNPLKYYLSKLRMLKLRWTWDHNFKEANFLEESKQAAISLTDILRLRDMKKINHFSTSNVYYQMANKSINLPESCLELLRFRKQDIRQVVPINVHLHKILGLKYAVIDVVMVGLRHMADCETNDDLERMKKALIQMEPELKAELFQC